In the Thermodesulfobacteriota bacterium genome, one interval contains:
- a CDS encoding EVE domain-containing protein codes for MKYWLVKSEPFKYSWDDFLKDGWTYWDGVRNYQARNNLKSMNLGDLVLYYHSKEGLEVVGIAEVIKEAYQDPTTDDGRWVAVDAKPKETFKNPVSLSEIKMDRRLKNIALIKQTRLSVMPVTKKEFETISSMGKVK; via the coding sequence ATGAAATACTGGCTGGTGAAATCTGAACCATTCAAATACTCCTGGGATGATTTTCTTAAAGACGGTTGGACGTATTGGGATGGGGTCAGAAATTATCAGGCGAGAAACAATTTAAAAAGTATGAACTTAGGAGACCTCGTTCTTTACTATCACAGCAAGGAAGGATTAGAGGTCGTAGGAATTGCCGAAGTGATCAAGGAAGCATATCAAGATCCAACTACAGATGACGGGCGCTGGGTTGCTGTAGATGCAAAACCTAAGGAAACCTTCAAAAATCCCGTCTCATTGTCAGAAATTAAAATGGACAGACGTCTAAAAAACATAGCGCTCATTAAACAAACCCGCCTCTCAGTCATGCCCGTTACAAAAAAGGAATTCGAGACTATCAGTTCAATGGGTAAAGTTAAATAA